CTTCTCCCGGGTATCGGTGATGTCCAGGTTACGCATGGTCAACTGCCCAATACGATCGTCCGGTGAGAACACGGAGTCACCTTTCTCCATTGTCAGACGCTCTGGCTTGTAGGTCAGGTTGTCGGACACAGTATTGAGGATCGAATAGTCGTTTCCGCGACGCAGTTCCAGCGTCACTTCACCGGTAATCTGGCTGGCGACCCAACGCTGCAGACCATCACGCAACATCAGCGCCTGAGAGTCGAACCAACGGCCCTGATAGAGCAGGCGACCTAACTGACGGCCGTGGGCGTGGTACTGCTCAATGGTGTCTTCGTTGTGGATACCAGTCAGCAGACGCTCATAGGCGATATGCAGCAGCGCCATCCCAGGGGCTTCGTAAATACCACGGCTTTTGGCTTCAATAATACGGTTTTCAATCTGGTCACTCATTCCCAGTCCGTGACGCCCGCCGATGCGGTTCGCTTCCAGCATCATTTCCACATCGTCACTGAAGGTCTTACCATTCAGCGCGACCGGATGACCCTGTTCGAAGCGAATGGTGACTTCTTCCGCGGCGATCTTCACGTTCTCATCCCAGAACTTCACGCCCATGATTGGGTTGACGATCTTAACGCTTGAGTTCAGAAACTCGAGGTCTTTGGCTTCGTGCGTCGCGCCGAGCATGTTGGAGTCCGTGGAGTAGGCCTTTTCGACGGACATTTTGTAGTCGAAACCGCAGGCGATCATAAACTCAGACATCTCATGACGACCGCCCAGTTCATCGATAAAGTCCGTATCCAGCCACGGTTTGTAGATCTGTAGTTCAGCGTTGGTCAGCAGGCCATAGCGATAGAAACGCTCGATGTCGTTTCCTTTATAGGTACTGCCGTCGCCCCAGATATTGACGCCGTCTTCTTTCATCGCTGCAACCAGCATAGTGCCGGTGACAGCACGACCGAGCGGCGTAGTATTGAAATAGGTGAGCCCGCCAGTGGTGTTATGGAATGCCCCACACTGAATCGCGGCGATACCTTCAGCAACCAGTTGTTTACGGCAGTCGATCAGTCGAGCGTTCTCTGCACCGTATTCCATTGCACGACGAGGGATCTCATCATAGTCCTCCTCGTCTGGCTGACCCAGGTTCGCAGTATATGCATATGGGACAGCCCCTTTTTGTCGCATCCACAGTAGTGCCGCGCTGGTGTCCAGGCCGCCGGAAAAAGCGATACCAATACGTTGACCTACCGGAAGATGCTTGAGAATCGTCGTCATAAAATAAAACCCTGCTTGATAGACTGATGGTGAGATCGGCTTTCTGCTCTCAGTGCATGTTTATGCAAAATAAATGAGTTTTCATTTAATCATCTTTTTACGGAGACAGGAAGAGTTTCGTGTTTATTTCCGTAAATTACGCTGATGACGGCATGTCAGGTTATGTCGTTAACAAGGTTGACACAATGGGGGGGTAATCAATATAATACGCGCAGATTTTACGTCCCGTCCTCGGTACCAAATCCCAGCAGTATTTGCATCTTTTACCCAAAACGAGTAAAATTTGCCACGTTTCAGGCGCGGGGTGGAGCAGCCTGGTAGCTCGTCGGGCTCATAACCCGAAGGTCGTCGGTTCAAATCCGGCCCCCGCAACCACTTTCCCTTAGAGTTCTTTTTCAAATATACTGTGAAGACCATGGCCTTCGTAGCTGGATTTGAAAAAAATTCTTTCGGAAGGTTCTCCAGACCGCAGTTGCGGTTATAGGGTTCAGTTATCTAAAGCCCCGATTTATCGGGGTTTTTTGTTATCTGACTACAGAATAACTGGGCTTTAGGCCCTTTTTTTATGTCTTGGGGGTGGGCTTGTCCACATTAGAGCAAAAATTAACAGAGATGATTACAGCGCCAGTTGAGGCCTTAGGTTACGAACTGGTCGGCATCGAATTTATTCGCGGTCGCACATCCACACTGCGCATCTATATTGATAGTGAAGATGGCATCAATGTTGATGATTGTGCTGATGTGAGCCACCAGGTGAGCGCAGTTCTGGACGTTGAAGATCCTATTACTGTGGCTTACAACCTGGAAGTCTCCTCACCGGGTCTCGACCGCCCAATGTTCACTGCTGAACACTATGTGCGTTTCCTGGGTGAAGAAGTTTCGCTGGTACTCCGCATGGCGGTACAGAACCGCCGTAAATGGCAGGGCGTTATCAAAGCGGTAGATGGTGAAATGATCACCGTCACAGTCGAAGGAAAAGATGAAGTGTTCGCGCTGAGTAATATCCAGAAGGCGAACCTGGTTCCCCACTTTTAACAGTCTGGATGAGGTGAAAAGCCCGCGATGAACAAAGAAATTTTGGCTGTTGTTGAAGCCGTATCCAATGAAAAGGCGCTGCCACGCGAGAAAATTTTTGAAGCGTTGGAAAGTGCGCTGGCTACAGCGACAAAGAAAAAATATGAACAAGAGATTGATGTTCGCGTAGAAATCGATCGTAAAAGCGGTGATTTTGACACTTTCCGTCGTTGGGTGATTGTTGAAGAAGTGACCCAGCCGACGAAAGAAATCACGCTGGAAGCCGCACGTTTTGAAGACGAAAGCCTGAACCTGGGCGATTACGTTGAAGATCAGATTGAATCTGTGACCTTTGACCGTATCACTACCCAGACCGCAAAACAGGTTATCGTACAGAAGGTTCGTGAAGCTGAACGCGCGATGGTTGTTGATCAGTTCCGTGAACACGAAGGTGAAATCATCACCGGCGTGGTGAAGAAAGTGAACCGCGATAATATCTCTTTGGATCTGGGCAGCAATGCTGAAGCGGTGATCCTGCGCGAAGACATGCTGCCGCGTGAAAACTTCCGCCCTGGCGACCGTATTCGTGGCGTTCTTTACTCTGTTCGCCCGGAAGCACGCGGCGCGCAACTGTTCGTGACCCGTTCCAAGCCGGAAATGCTGATTGAACTGTTCCGCATTGAAGTGCCGGAAATTGGCGAAGAAGTGATTGAAATTAAGGCCGCAGCTCGCGATCCGGGTTCCCGTGCGAAAATCGCGGTGAAAACCAACGACAAGCGTATCGACCCGGTCGGCGCGTGTGTTGGTATGCGTGGCGCACGCGTACAGGCGGTTTCGACCGAGCTGGGCGGCGAGCGCATCGATATCGTCCTGTGGGATGATAACCCGGCGCAGTTCGTGATTAACGCTATGGCACCGGCTGACGTTGCGTCTATCGTGGTGGATGAAGATAAACACACCATGGATATCGCCGTTGAAGCCGGTAACCTGGCGCAAGCAATTGGACGTAATGGTCAGAACGTCCGCCTGGCTTCGCAATTAAGCGGTTGGGAACTCAACGTGATGACCGTTGATGACCTCCAGGCTAAACATCAGGCTGAAGCACATGCCGCGATCGATACCTTCACCAAATATCTCGATATTGATGAAGAGTTCGCCACTGTTCTGGTTGAAGAAGGGTTTGCCACTCTGGAAGAACTGGCCTACGTGCCAATGAAAGAACTGCTGGAAATCGATGGCCTTGATGAGCCGACCGTTGAAGCACTGCGCGAGCGTGCTAAAAACGCACTGACCACTCTGGCACTGGCCCAGGAAGAAAGCCTCGGTGATAACAAGCCGGCTGACGATCTGCTGAATCTGGAAGGATTAGATCGCGATATGGCCTTCAAACTGGCTGCCCGTGGTGTTTGTACGCTGGAAGATCTCGCCGAACAGGGCATTGATGATCTGGCTGATATCGAAGGGTTGACCGACGAAAAAGCCGGTGAGCTGATTATGGCTGCCCGTAATATTTGCTGGTTCGGCGACGAAGCGTAATAAACTGTAGCAGGAAGGAACAGCATGACAGATGTAACCGTAAAAACGCTGGCCGCAGAGATACAGACCTCCGTGGATCGCCTGGTACAGCAATTTGCTGATGCCGGTATCCCGAAGTCTGCTGATGACTCTGTGTCCGCACAAGAAAAACAGACTTTACTGGCGCACCTGAACCGTGAAAATGGTTCTGGCCCGGATAAGCTGACGCTGCAGCGTAAAACGCGTAGCACCCTGAACATTCCAGGTACCGGTGGAAAAAGCAAATCGGTACAAATCGAAGTCCGCAAGAAGCGCACCTTTGTGAAACGTGATCCGCAAGAGGCCGAACGCCTTGCCGCGGAAGAGCAAGCGCAGCGTGAAGCGGAAGAGCAGGCCCGTCGTGAGGCAGAAGAAATGGCCAAACGCGAGGCGCAACAAAAAGCTGACCGTGAGGCCGCAGAACAAGCTAAGCGTGACGCCGCTGATAAAGCGAAACGCGAAGCTGCGGAAAAAGACAAAGTGAGCAATCAACAGACTGACGATATGACCAAAACCGCCCAGGCCGAGAAAGCCCGCCGTGAGAATGAAGCTGCAGAGCTGAAGCGTAAAGCGGAAGAAGAAGCACGCCGCAAGCTTGAAGAAGAAGCGCGCCGCGTAGCGGAAGAAGCTCGCCGTATGGCGGAAGAGAATGCAGGCGTGTGGGCTGAGCAGGAAAAAGTGGAAGAAGATAAGAGCGATTATCATGTCACCACTTCTCAGCACGCTCGCCAGGCCGAAGACGAAAACGATCGTGAAGTGGAAGGCGGTCGTGGCCGTGGCCGCAACACGAAAGCGGCGCGTCCGGCGAAGAAAGGCAACAAACACGCTGAATCCAAAGCCGACCGTGAAGAAGCGCGTGCCGCGGTTCGCGGTGGTAAAGGCGGCAAACAGCGTAAAGGTTCCGCACTGCAGCAGGGCTTCCAGAAGCCAGCGCAGGCTGTTAACCGTGACGTTGTGATTGGCGAAACCATCACCGTTGGCGATCTGGCGAACAAGATGGCGGTTAAAGGCTCTCAGGTCATCAAAGCGATGATGAAGCTGGGTGCAATGGCGACCATCAACCAGGTGATCGACCAGGAAACCGCACAGCTGGTTGCCGAGGAAATGGGCCACAAAGTTATCCTGCGTCGTGAGAACGAGCTGGAAGAAGCCGTAATGAGCGACCGTGATACGGGTGCTGCGGCTGAACCGCGCGCACCGGTGGTGACCATCATGGGTCACGTTGACCATGGTAAAACGTCTCTGCTGGACTACATTCGTTCAACGAAAGTGGCCTCTGGCGAAGCGGGTGGTATTACCCAGCACATCGGTGCTTACCACGTTGAAACCGACAACGGTATGATCACCTTCCTGGACACCCCGGGCCACGCCGCGTTTACCTCCATGCGTGCTCGTGGTGCACAGGCAACGGATATCGTGGTTCTGGTTGTTGCAGCAGACGACGGCGTGATGCCGCAGACCATCGAAGCTATCCAGCACGCGAAAGCGGCGGGTGTGCCGGTTGTGGTTGCAGTAAACAAAATCGATAAGCCGGAAGCCGATCCGGATCGCGTTAAAAACGAACTGTCCCAGTATGGCATTCTGCCGGAAGAGTGGGGCGGTGAGAGCCAGTTCGTCCACGTTTCTGCAAAAGCAGGTACTGGTATCGACGAACTGCTGGATGCGATCCTGCTGCAGGCCGAAGTTCTCGAACTGAAAGCGGTCCGTAAAGGGATGGCGAGCGGTGCGGTTATCGAATCCTTCCTGGATAAAGGTCGTGGTCCGGTTGCTACCGTACTGGTGCGCGAAGGTACGCTGCATAAAGGCGATATCGTACTGTGCGGCTTCGAATACGGTCGCGTTCGTGCGATGCGTAACGAACTGGGTCAGGAAGTTCTGGAAGCAGGTCCGTCCATTCCGGTGGAAATCCTGGGTCTGTCCGGTGTTCCGGCAGCCGGTGACGAAGTGACCGTGGTACGTGACGAGAAGAAAGCACGTGAAGTTGCACTGTATCGTCAGGGCAAATTCCGTGAAGTGAAACTGGCACGTCAGCAGAAATCTAAACTCGAGAACATGTTCGCCAACATGACCGAAGGCGAAGTTCACGAAGTGAACATCGTGCTGAAGGCCGACGTTCAGGGTTCTGTGGAAGCGATCTCCGACTCCTTGCTGAAACTGTCTACCGACGAAGTGAAAGTGAAGATCATCGGTTCTGGTGTCGGTGGTATCACCGAAACCGACGCAACCCTGGCCGCAGCGTCCAACGCGATTCTGGTTGGCTTCAACGTTCGTGCGGATGCCTCTGCGCGTAAAGTGATTGAATCCGAAAGCCTGGATCTGCGCTACTACTCCGTCATCTATAACCTGATCGATGAAGTGAAAGCGGCGATGAGCGGTATGCTGTCTCCGGAACTGAAACAGCAGATCATCGGTCTGGCTGAAGTACGTGACGTGTTCAAATCACCGAAATTTGGTGCCATCGCGGGCTGTATGGTTACCGAAGGGACGATCAAACGTCACAACCCAATCCGCGTCCTGCGTGACAACGTGGTTATCTACGAAGGCGAGCTGGAATCCCTGCGCCGCTTCAAAGATGACGTTAACGAAGTCCGTAACGGTATGGAATGTGGTATCGGCGTGAAGAACTACAACGACGTTCGCGTTGGCGATATGATCGAAGTGTTCGAGATCATCGAGATTCAACGTACCATCGCATAATCTTCGTCGTCTTTTGGGCCGCCACTGCGTTGGCTACGAGCGTTCACCCCGGTCACATAGTTATATGCTCCGGGGATTCACGCCCTTGTTGCCTTGTTGCAACCCAAAATACTTAGAAGATGGTTTTGCGTAGGCCGGGGAAGCGAAGCGCCACCCGGCAATAATTTTTAAAAGGGGCTTAGGGCCCCTTTTTTGTCTGGAGAATTTATTATGGCGAAAGAATTTGGTCGCCCGCAGCGCGTGGGACAGGAGATGCAAAAAGAGATCGCAATCATCCTGCAGCGCGAAATTAAAGACCCGCGTCTGGGCATGATGACCACCGTTTCCGGTGTCGAAATGTCTCGCGATCTGGCGTATGCCAAAGTGTATGTCACCTTCCTGAATGACAAAGATGAAGACGCTATTAAGGCAGGCATCAAAGCGTTACAGGAAGCGTCCGGCTTCATCCGTAGCCTACTGGGTAAAGCGATGCGACTGCGTATCGTGCCGGAACTGACCTTCTTCTACGATAATTCGCTGGTGGAAGGGATGCGCATGTCCAACCTGGTGACCAACGTGGTTAAACATGACGAAGAACGTCGTGTAAACCCGGACGACAGCAAGGAGGACTAATGAGTCGTCCTCGTCGTCGTGGTCGCGACATTCACGGTGTCCTGCTGCTGGATAAGCCGCAGGGCATGTCCAGCAATGATGTACTGCAAAAAGTTAAACGCATTTATAACGCCAATCGCGCCGGGCATACCGGGGCGCTGGATCCGTTAGCGACCGGCATGCTGCCGATTTGCCTCGGGGAAGCGACCAAGTTTTCGCAGTATCTGCTGGATTCTGACAAGCGTTATCGGGTGATTGCCCGTCTGGGACAGCGTACAGACACGTCCGATGCCGATGGGCAAATCGTACAGGAGCGCCCGGTCGCCTTCACCCCCGAGCAACTGGCGGCCGCGCTGGACACGTTCCGCGGTGATATCGAGCAGGTGCCATCGATGTATTCGGCGCTGAAGTATCAGGGTAAAAAATTGTACGAATACGCGCGTCAGGGCATTGAAGTGCCGCGTGAAGCCCGACCGATTACCGTTTACGAGCTGTTGTTTATCCGTCATGAAGAGGATGAACTGGAGCTGGAAGTGCACTGTTCGAAAGGCACTTATATTCGTACTATTATTGACGATCTGGGTGAGAAGCTGGGATGTGGCGCGCATGTGATCTTCCTGCGTCGTCTGACGGTCAGCAAATATCCGGTGGATCGTATGGTCACGCTGGAGCGTCTGCGTGAAATGGTCGAACAGGCGGAGCAACAGGGGATCCCGGCAGCACAGTTGCTTGATCCGCTGTTGATGCCGATGGACAGTCCGGCATCGGACTACCCTGTCGTTAATTTGCCGCTAACCTCATCGGTTTACTTCAAAAACGGTAACCCGGTTCGCACGAACGGCGCCCCGCAGGAAGGGTTAGTCCGTGTCACGGAAGGTGATGACGGTAAATTTATCGGTATGGGCGAGATCGACGACGAAGGTCGCGTGGCGCCTCGCCGATTAGTGGTGGAGTATCCGGTGTAGCACGGGTTCGTCTTGCGATAAGAAGGCGCTACGAGTAGAATACTGCCGCTTAACGTCGCGTGAATTTTTTAACAGTTCACCTGGCGTACACTGGGAACGCTGAATTAGAGATCGGCGTCCTTTCATACTTAATACTTTGGAGTTTTAAAATGTCTCTAAGTACTGAAGCTACAGCTAAAATCGTTTCTGAGTTTGGTCGTGATGCAAACGACACCGGTTCTACCGATGTTCAGGTTGCACTGTTGACTGCACAGATTAACCACCTGCAGGGCCACTTTGCAGAGCACAAAAAAGATCACCACAGCCGTCGTGGTCTGCTGCGCATGGTTTCTCAGCGTCGTAAACTGCTCGACTACCTGAAACGTAAAGATGTTGCACGCTACACCGCGCTGATCGAGCGTCTGGGTCTGCGTCGCTAATTCTTGCGAGTTTCGTAAAAGGGGGCCTTCATGGCCCCTTTTTTCAAGCAGATGGCAGCAATTCACTGGAAACTATTGTATTGTTGCTATGAATGATCTTCCGTTGCAGAGGTTCGCGCGGCTAATGAGAGGCTTTACCCAATTTCGTATGGGTTAGGGTTGTCATTAGTCGCGAGGATGCGCAGAAGATCGGGTATTAACGGCGATTCAGTCTGTGTCGCCAAAAAATTGGAAAGGATATTATTTTGCTTAATCCGATCGTTCGTAAATTCCAGTACGGTCAGCATACCGTTACGCTGGAAACCGGCATGATGGCCCGTCAGGCCACTGCCGCTGTTATGGTTAGCATGGATGACACGGCGGTATTCGTGACCGTTGTCGGCCAGAAAAAAGCGAAGCCGGGCCAGGACTTCTTCCCGCTGACCGTTAACTATCAGGAGCGTACCTACGCTGCTGGCCGCATCCCAGGTAGCTTCTTCCGTCGTGAAGGCCGTCCAAGCGAAGGCGAAACCCTGATCGCGCGTCTGATTGACCGCCCGGTTCGTCCGCTGTTCCCGGAAGGTTTCGTGAACGAAGTTCAGGTTATCGCAACCGTCGTTTCCGTTAACCCGCAGGTTAACCCGGATATCGTCGCGATGATCGGTGCCTCTGCTGCACTGTCTCTGTCTGGTATTCCGTTCAACGGCCCAATCGGTGCGGCACGTGTGGGTTATATCAATGACCAGTACGTACTGAACCCGACTCAGGACGAGCTGAAAGAGAGCAAACTGGATCTGGTCGTTGCCGGTACGGAAGCCGCCGTACTGATGGTTGAATCCGAAGCAGAACTGCTGAGCGAAGACCAGATGCTGGGTGCTGTCGTGTTTGGTCACGAACAGCAGCAGGTGGTTATCAAAGAAATCAACGAACTGGTGAAAGAAGCCGGTAAACCACGTTGGGACTGGCAGCCGGAAGCGGTGAACGAAGCGCTGAACGCGCGCGTTGCAGCCCTGGCAGAATCTCGCCTGAGCGACGCTTACCGTATCACCGACAAACAAGAGCGTTATGCTCAGGTTGACGTGATCAAGTCTGAAACCATCGCAACGCTGGTTGCAGAAGATGAGTCCCTGGACGCTAACGAACTGGGTGAAATCCTGCACGCAATCGAGAAAAACGTGGTGCGTAGCCGTGTACTGGCCGGCGAACCGCGTATTGATGGCCGCGAAAAAGACATGATCCGTGGTCTGGACGTGCGTACTGGCGTACTGCCACGTACCCACGGTTCCGCACTGTTCACTCGTGGCGAAACTCAGGCGCTGGTTACCGCAACCCTGGGTACCACCCGTGATGCGCAGAGCCTCGACGAACTGATGGGCGAGCGTACTGACAACTTCCTGTTCCACTACAACTTCCCTCCGTACTGCGTCGGCGAAACCGGCATGGTCGGTTCTCCGAAGCGTCGTGAAATTGGTCACGGTCGTCTGGCGAAGCGCGGCGTGCTGGCAGTGATGCCGGATCTGGATAAATTCCCGTACACCGTGCGTGTGGTTTCTGAAATCACCGAATCCAACGGTTCTTCTTCCATGGCTTCCGTGTGTGGTGCCTCTCTGGCGCTGATGGACGCAGGCGTGCCGATCAAAGCGGCCGTTGCGGGTATCGCGATGGGTCTGGTGAAAGAAGGCGACAACTACGTTGTTCTGTCTGACATCCTGGGCGACGAAGATCACCTGGGCGATATGGACTTCAAAGTTGCGGGCTCCCGCGACGGTATCTCTGCGCTGCAGATGGATATCAAAATTGAAGGTATCACCAAAGAGATCATGCAGGTTGCTCTGAACCAGGCTAAAGGTGCGCGTCTGCATATCCTGGGCGTGATGGAACAGGCGATTAACGCGCCACGCGGCGACATTTCTCAGTTTGCACCGCGTATCCACACCATTAAGATCAGCCCGGACAAAATCAAAGATGTGATCGGTAAAGGCGGTTCTGTGATCCGTGCGCTGACCGAAGAGACTGGCACCACCATCGAAATCGAAGATGACGGTACCGTGAAAATCGCAGCAACCGACGGTGAAAAAGCGAAATACGCAATTCGCCGTATCGAAGAGATCACCGCAGAAATCGAAGTGGGCCGTATCTACAACGGTAAAGTGACCCGTATCGTCGACTTTGGTGCGTTCGTTGCCATCGGCGGCGGTAAAGAAGGTCTGGTACACATCTCGCAGATCGCAGATAAGCGCGTTGAGAAAGTGACCGATTACCTGCAGATGGGCCAGGAAGTACCGGTTAAAGTTCTGGAAGTTGACCGCCAGGGCCGTGTACGTCTGAGCATTAAAGAAGCAACTGAACAATCTCAGCCTGCCGCCGCACCGGAAGCTCCGGTAAGCGAACAGGGCGAGTAAGGTTGCCATTTGCCCTCCGCCGTTGCGGAGGGCTTTTAACCTGGCAGGACGCCTTGTTAGCAACCGGGGAACAGGACGTTCAATTAATCGTTGTCTTCGGGAGTGGGAAATGAAGCCTTTTTTGCGCTGGTGTTTCGTGGCAACAGCACTCACGCTGGCTGGATGCAGTAACTCCACCTGGCGTAAGAGTGAAGTCCTCGCAGTACCATTGCAACCGACTTTGCAGCAGGAAGTGATTCTGGCACGCATGGAACAAATTCTTGCCAGTCGGGCTTTAACCGATGACGAACGCGCACAGCTTTTATATGAGCGCGGAGTGTTGTATGATAGTCTCGGTCTGAGGGCATTGGCGCGAAATGATTTTTCACAAGCGCTGGCAATCCGACCTGATATGCCTGAAGTATTCAATTACTTAGGCATTTATTTAACGCAGGCAGGCAATTTTGATGCTGCCTATGAAGCGTTTGATTCTGTACTTGAGCTTGATCCAACTTACAACTACGCGCACTTAAATCGCGGTATCGCATTGTATTACGGCGGTCGCGATAAGTTAGCGCAAGATGATCTGCTGGCGTTTTATCAAGACGATCCCAATGATCCTTTCCGCAGCCTGTGGCTTTATCTCGCCGAGCAGAAGCTCGATGAGAAGCAGGCAAAAGTCGCGCTGAAACAGCGCTTCGAGAAATCGGATAAAGAACAATGGGGATGGAACATTGTCGAGTTCTACCTGGGCAACATTAGCGAAGCAACGCTGATGGATAGGCTCAAGGCGGACGCAACGGATAACACCTCGCTCGCTGAGCATCTCAGTGAAACCAACTTCTATTTAGGTAAGTACTACCTAAGTCTGGGGGATTTGGACAACGCTACGGCATTGTTCAAACTGGCGGTGGCTAACAACGTTCATAACTTTGTTGAGCACCGATATGCATTGTTGGAATTATCGCTCCTGGGCCAGGACCAAGATGACCTGGCAGAATCGGACCAGCAATAGCTGACGTACACATCAGCCCGTAATCTTTTTGATTGCCATCACCTTCGCGGGTGAGGGCGTTGTTGTTCGTTAATACACCTACTTTGAGCCGGTTCACACTTTTCAATGAAAATTGCAGATCAATTTCATGATGAGTTATGTAGACTGGCCGCCATTAATTTTGAGGCACACGTACTACATGGCTGAATTCGAAACCACTTTTGCAGATCTGGGCCTGAAGGCTCCTATCCTTGAAGCCCTTAACGATCTGGGTTACGAAAAACCATCTCCAATCCAGGCAGAGTGCATTCCGCATCTGCTGGGCGGTCGCGATGT
The sequence above is drawn from the Citrobacter amalonaticus genome and encodes:
- the argG gene encoding argininosuccinate synthase translates to MTTILKHLPVGQRIGIAFSGGLDTSAALLWMRQKGAVPYAYTANLGQPDEEDYDEIPRRAMEYGAENARLIDCRKQLVAEGIAAIQCGAFHNTTGGLTYFNTTPLGRAVTGTMLVAAMKEDGVNIWGDGSTYKGNDIERFYRYGLLTNAELQIYKPWLDTDFIDELGGRHEMSEFMIACGFDYKMSVEKAYSTDSNMLGATHEAKDLEFLNSSVKIVNPIMGVKFWDENVKIAAEEVTIRFEQGHPVALNGKTFSDDVEMMLEANRIGGRHGLGMSDQIENRIIEAKSRGIYEAPGMALLHIAYERLLTGIHNEDTIEQYHAHGRQLGRLLYQGRWFDSQALMLRDGLQRWVASQITGEVTLELRRGNDYSILNTVSDNLTYKPERLTMEKGDSVFSPDDRIGQLTMRNLDITDTREKLFGYAQSGLLSASSATGLPQVENLENKAK
- the rimP gene encoding ribosome maturation factor RimP; this translates as MSTLEQKLTEMITAPVEALGYELVGIEFIRGRTSTLRIYIDSEDGINVDDCADVSHQVSAVLDVEDPITVAYNLEVSSPGLDRPMFTAEHYVRFLGEEVSLVLRMAVQNRRKWQGVIKAVDGEMITVTVEGKDEVFALSNIQKANLVPHF
- the nusA gene encoding transcription termination factor NusA, which produces MNKEILAVVEAVSNEKALPREKIFEALESALATATKKKYEQEIDVRVEIDRKSGDFDTFRRWVIVEEVTQPTKEITLEAARFEDESLNLGDYVEDQIESVTFDRITTQTAKQVIVQKVREAERAMVVDQFREHEGEIITGVVKKVNRDNISLDLGSNAEAVILREDMLPRENFRPGDRIRGVLYSVRPEARGAQLFVTRSKPEMLIELFRIEVPEIGEEVIEIKAAARDPGSRAKIAVKTNDKRIDPVGACVGMRGARVQAVSTELGGERIDIVLWDDNPAQFVINAMAPADVASIVVDEDKHTMDIAVEAGNLAQAIGRNGQNVRLASQLSGWELNVMTVDDLQAKHQAEAHAAIDTFTKYLDIDEEFATVLVEEGFATLEELAYVPMKELLEIDGLDEPTVEALRERAKNALTTLALAQEESLGDNKPADDLLNLEGLDRDMAFKLAARGVCTLEDLAEQGIDDLADIEGLTDEKAGELIMAARNICWFGDEA
- the infB gene encoding translation initiation factor IF-2; this encodes MTDVTVKTLAAEIQTSVDRLVQQFADAGIPKSADDSVSAQEKQTLLAHLNRENGSGPDKLTLQRKTRSTLNIPGTGGKSKSVQIEVRKKRTFVKRDPQEAERLAAEEQAQREAEEQARREAEEMAKREAQQKADREAAEQAKRDAADKAKREAAEKDKVSNQQTDDMTKTAQAEKARRENEAAELKRKAEEEARRKLEEEARRVAEEARRMAEENAGVWAEQEKVEEDKSDYHVTTSQHARQAEDENDREVEGGRGRGRNTKAARPAKKGNKHAESKADREEARAAVRGGKGGKQRKGSALQQGFQKPAQAVNRDVVIGETITVGDLANKMAVKGSQVIKAMMKLGAMATINQVIDQETAQLVAEEMGHKVILRRENELEEAVMSDRDTGAAAEPRAPVVTIMGHVDHGKTSLLDYIRSTKVASGEAGGITQHIGAYHVETDNGMITFLDTPGHAAFTSMRARGAQATDIVVLVVAADDGVMPQTIEAIQHAKAAGVPVVVAVNKIDKPEADPDRVKNELSQYGILPEEWGGESQFVHVSAKAGTGIDELLDAILLQAEVLELKAVRKGMASGAVIESFLDKGRGPVATVLVREGTLHKGDIVLCGFEYGRVRAMRNELGQEVLEAGPSIPVEILGLSGVPAAGDEVTVVRDEKKAREVALYRQGKFREVKLARQQKSKLENMFANMTEGEVHEVNIVLKADVQGSVEAISDSLLKLSTDEVKVKIIGSGVGGITETDATLAAASNAILVGFNVRADASARKVIESESLDLRYYSVIYNLIDEVKAAMSGMLSPELKQQIIGLAEVRDVFKSPKFGAIAGCMVTEGTIKRHNPIRVLRDNVVIYEGELESLRRFKDDVNEVRNGMECGIGVKNYNDVRVGDMIEVFEIIEIQRTIA
- the rbfA gene encoding 30S ribosome-binding factor RbfA, which codes for MAKEFGRPQRVGQEMQKEIAIILQREIKDPRLGMMTTVSGVEMSRDLAYAKVYVTFLNDKDEDAIKAGIKALQEASGFIRSLLGKAMRLRIVPELTFFYDNSLVEGMRMSNLVTNVVKHDEERRVNPDDSKED
- the truB gene encoding tRNA pseudouridine(55) synthase TruB translates to MSRPRRRGRDIHGVLLLDKPQGMSSNDVLQKVKRIYNANRAGHTGALDPLATGMLPICLGEATKFSQYLLDSDKRYRVIARLGQRTDTSDADGQIVQERPVAFTPEQLAAALDTFRGDIEQVPSMYSALKYQGKKLYEYARQGIEVPREARPITVYELLFIRHEEDELELEVHCSKGTYIRTIIDDLGEKLGCGAHVIFLRRLTVSKYPVDRMVTLERLREMVEQAEQQGIPAAQLLDPLLMPMDSPASDYPVVNLPLTSSVYFKNGNPVRTNGAPQEGLVRVTEGDDGKFIGMGEIDDEGRVAPRRLVVEYPV
- the rpsO gene encoding 30S ribosomal protein S15, whose product is MSLSTEATAKIVSEFGRDANDTGSTDVQVALLTAQINHLQGHFAEHKKDHHSRRGLLRMVSQRRKLLDYLKRKDVARYTALIERLGLRR
- the pnp gene encoding polyribonucleotide nucleotidyltransferase codes for the protein MLNPIVRKFQYGQHTVTLETGMMARQATAAVMVSMDDTAVFVTVVGQKKAKPGQDFFPLTVNYQERTYAAGRIPGSFFRREGRPSEGETLIARLIDRPVRPLFPEGFVNEVQVIATVVSVNPQVNPDIVAMIGASAALSLSGIPFNGPIGAARVGYINDQYVLNPTQDELKESKLDLVVAGTEAAVLMVESEAELLSEDQMLGAVVFGHEQQQVVIKEINELVKEAGKPRWDWQPEAVNEALNARVAALAESRLSDAYRITDKQERYAQVDVIKSETIATLVAEDESLDANELGEILHAIEKNVVRSRVLAGEPRIDGREKDMIRGLDVRTGVLPRTHGSALFTRGETQALVTATLGTTRDAQSLDELMGERTDNFLFHYNFPPYCVGETGMVGSPKRREIGHGRLAKRGVLAVMPDLDKFPYTVRVVSEITESNGSSSMASVCGASLALMDAGVPIKAAVAGIAMGLVKEGDNYVVLSDILGDEDHLGDMDFKVAGSRDGISALQMDIKIEGITKEIMQVALNQAKGARLHILGVMEQAINAPRGDISQFAPRIHTIKISPDKIKDVIGKGGSVIRALTEETGTTIEIEDDGTVKIAATDGEKAKYAIRRIEEITAEIEVGRIYNGKVTRIVDFGAFVAIGGGKEGLVHISQIADKRVEKVTDYLQMGQEVPVKVLEVDRQGRVRLSIKEATEQSQPAAAPEAPVSEQGE